Part of the Panicum virgatum strain AP13 chromosome 4N, P.virgatum_v5, whole genome shotgun sequence genome is shown below.
GTATTTCTCTTCGGATTGACTATTCTGATGGTGGAGGAAAGATTGGCACTCGACCAACACGAAAAATATCTATTATTTGGTTTCTCATATACAGAGGAATACTGTAGGTTCGTTCATGAATTACCATCTTCTAGACAAATGCAAGCCTACTtttatagaaagaaaaaaaatccattttACTACCTCAACTTGTTGGCTTTGTCCATCCCACCTCCTCACCAAAATATTGGCTTAATTTACTATCTCTACTCCTATTATTCTAGATTATTTAGAGCCTGATTGGTTATCTTCTAATTTTTGCCATGCCAAACTCATAGCAAGCCAACATATTGGCATGATTAGGGTATGCCAATGTATgggcaaaaaaaatttaggtgCCCATTTGGTTTAGTGCCAAAATATGATAATTGGTACTTTTCCTTTTGTACGGTTTAAGAAGTTTCTAGAAATTTGCCATAGTTTTGGTCACAAATATTGGATTTAGACATAAACCAAGTGGGGGCCAAATTTTATTATCAAGCCCTTAGCTTTGGAATGGCAATAATTTGAAGCCAAGCAATCATGCTCTTAGTTTTTAAGCCGGATTATTTGCTTGTGCGCGTTGGGAGGGCGGCCCTGGCTGTATCCTAGGTCAGAGCTGCGGATGATGAGGGGGCTCAGCCCCCACAGCTCGGGttcccgcggcggaggagggaggaacgAGGCGGATCGATCCGCACCAAGGTCTGGACTTCCGGCGGACTCGAAGGTCAGGCGGGCAGACGGTCCGTGGAGCGGAGCAAGGAAGCGGCGCGTCGGGGACGGAGACGCCGGACCGGGCCGAGGTGACACCAGCAGAGTTGCGTGACGGTGTCAGCGCGCGTGGATCGACGAAGCGCAGGCCGGCATGACGGCGTCGGCGAGCGTGGGGCGAGAGCCGCGGCGGTGAGCTGGCGGAAGAGGAGGGCCGCGCGGGTCGGCGGAGCGTGGGCCGGCAGAGAGAGGCGcgcagctcggcggcgcgcggaccGGACCGGGAAGGAGGGGCGCGCAGGCCGGCGGAGCGCCGGGCGAGAGCAGCGGCGCCGAGCGTGGGGCGGCGAAGGAGGGGCGCGCGTGCGAGCAGCAATCGGCGAGAGGCGTGGGGGCGGGGAAGGAGTGGCGCTGCTGCGAGGAGTAGCTGGCGAAGGTCGTGGGGGCGGACAGAgaaggagggagggggaggcgtGATTTTTTTTATCGGCGGGCGGAAGCAGGGGGAGCGAACGCATCGGAGTGGTAAAcgtctactttttttttttagttCTAGAGATAGCAAGTGTGTATGGTGTGAGTTCAGATACAACTTATATTTAGTTTGAGGTTTAAAAAGAAAATTGGAGCAAACCGGTGGTTCGAATGCGTGCCAGGCCCACTGGTTGTTTTCCTAGAAAGCGGTCCCAATATTGAATCTATAGTCGACCGTGAGATTCTAAACTCACGGTCGATCGACCGATCGACACAACTTCTTCCCCTTCCTCATTTTTTCCCCAAGCACTCCCTGCTTCTTCTCCTCTTCccttttcttctcttccttcttccttccCGGCGCATATCcccatccgccgccgcgcatACCGCCTTCCCCATCCGTGGcagcctcctccccctccgcgcGCCACACCTCCTGCCTCCCCCTCtggctcctgcggcggcggatccgcggCGGAGCGGCACGCGGCCACAGCGGTGGAGCGGGGAGAGCGGCGGGGAGGCAGGCCGGCATGCACCGCACCTCctacctccacctccggctcctgcggcggcggtggagtggGGGggagcggcggggaggcgggccggcggcggaggggggcgCGGTGGGGCAGGCGGGCCGGCGGCAGGAGGTGCTGCGGGGCCGGTGCTCGCCCCGGCgctcgcctccagcgccggccatggcctAGATCCGgttttgattcttttttttgcaaaactttttctacaatttttttttatttttcgatgaattttttttatgacGCAAAAGAAATTTATCaaaggattttttttgttttgaatgtAAAAATTTTCTCGTcaacttttttttgtttgtttcttgaatttttttcttccaaatttTTCTCGTCAAATTTTCTCGCTTTCCTGAATTTTTCCCTTGAaaattttttcagaaaaaattaaaaaaatttatcacaaaatgacaaaaaaattactaaaaaaaTGATAGGAGACCAAAACTTACGGTCGCCCGTAAACTAGCGACACCCAAAGCGGTCTGGTTATTGCTGCTGAAATAGGCAAGGCTGAAGCAACGCTGGGCCGTTTTCACACAGTTGCTTGCTTGTTGAGTGTGGTTCGGACTTCGGAGTAGTAGTCTGCTTcctgaattaaaaaaaaaactattctgCCTCCTACCAGCGGCGTGGGCTTCAGGCAGCCATAGTCACGGGGAGAGAGAGTTTTCTAATAACTCGTCCTCTGCGGCTCTGCCTTAGTCTCTGTCCTTATCCTTTTTGCTACAGTTGAGCCAGACGAAAAGGACGACACCGAGGCGGTCCCGTGTTCCGGCGGCGACTCCGACGGCTCCCTTCCTCTTCGGCGGCCGGCCCGGCGCCGGAGAGGGTGGAGAGCCGGCGAGTCGTCGTGCGGATGTATATAGGTTAGATAGGTTTTTGTCTAGACCTAGGATTTGCTCGCCGTCAGTGTCGAATGGCGGAGCTACGGTTTCCGGGGGTAGCGGACGTGATGGTGCTACTTCGCTGGCGAATAATGAAGctcctcggcgacggcggcgagtccTGTGCTTTTCTCGGCGACAGCTTCGTCAAGTTTGTGACCTCTTTTGGTGCGACAGGGGAATGGATCTTTCTGTCCCCTGTTCCGCAAGCTCTTCTCTGCTTGGATGCGATTCGGGTGGAGTTTTGGTTCGCCCTGTTGAGGGGCTCTTCTTCCGAATGGTCGGCGTTGTTGCTGGCTGTTGCAGATTTCGCTTTCGGGTTACTGGCATCGAGCCTCGACGTTAGTTCCTCTGACGCCGACGCCTTTCCTCCATCTATTTTGGCGACAAGGTGGCCGATATTCGATCATAGGCATCAGATGTGCTCTGGACGGAGTCTTGGGGCACTGATTCTTGCGGCTTTACCAAGTTCGGGGGGCCTTTCGTCGAGTAGATGGGTGGACGTTCTTGTCTCACTGGCGAGCAAGAAGAAGACTCTAGGGACTTGGATGTGGCTGtaatttccttttctttgaGGGTCCTTACTATAAAAGGGGTGATGTACTCGATGTACTCTGCTTTAATATAACTCTACCCCGTttcgtaaaaaaaaagagttttcTAATAAAAAATATAGGTTTGTAGTTGTAAGTCATCATATAATTCACTTCTTTTTTTTGGGCACCCCTTACACCCTAATCTCGTTCTTTAACACCTCTCAATTGAGTACAAAAAtattgtcggtgtcctgacccggcggtccgacaccaactagtgatgatgctgcgtggtCCCTCattctagatggttgatgcaagaggcaacacagtaatgcaCGAGTTTATTCTGATTCCGGCAACGGGGCCGTATGTCCAGCATAGAGGTGTGCGAATGCActatactatcttgcaccggggtgcttgcagtagggggtacaagtgagacgagagagggagaaaggctcccaggtctctgctaagagattgaggcaagtgccaatatcatgCTCCGAAGAGCGGGTGTGTGTTCTACGGGATGAGTTGAGCGACTGGGCGAGTGAGATCGTGGAGAAGATggtgcccgcctcctccttttatagacacaaggaggggcggagtacatgTACGGAAAGATCTAAAGTCATCGTCTCCTCCCCGAATAGGGGGTATGAAGTGGATgactactgtagaaagtacactatgGTGCAGTAGAGggcatggcgccgggcgtggcagtTGTCCTGGGCGGCGTCCTGATTCCGCGGATATCGCGCCGGTGTCCTGAGGGCTCCTGTGAGCGTCGTGGCGTTCCCTGTtgagggtaccgtcctccatgTTGACATGGCGGGGCGCCGAGGGTTCGGCAGGCGGGGGTCTTGCTCCGGTCAAGGCCCGAGCCGCgttcgagggtcgtgcccatgccggtCAAGGGTTCCGCTACAGAGAAAGTACGAGGAGTAGGCAGCACAGTGGTAGGAGCAGTGCCGGGCACGTCTGCACAGGGCGTCGCAGGTTCTCACAGTGTCGCACCAGTGctggggatggcggagcagtgaccagagttggcggacgggactccagtCACAACTGATGTGCGATGTGGTGGCCTGAAGCCGCCTGACTTCCCACTCCgcggtggagtggttggcatttattgCTTCCGTCAGACAGGCAGGTAAGCAGATGGGTTGCTAGCTCCATCCGccaaggggtggcctcgagcgaggcggagaggtGATGCGCTGTCGAGGGTCTTGGCAGAGggccctcgagcgaagcggataTTGCTCCGCgggttcggggggggggggctcggaTGGGTCGTACCGCGGAGCTGGGCTGTAGGCCGAGCGCGAACTGGGCCTCTTCGGAACCTGGAGAGGACTTTGGGTGTTGTAGGAGAGTTGGAGCCGTTGAATAATTCTTCTTTCCCTTCGGATCGGAGGAAGACTGTTAGGTCTTGGTTCGCTGTGGTTGTAGAGTCTGACAAGGTGGTAGGTACTGTGGGCCCGATTGCCCAATTCGTGTTTTGCGTTTTTTAGGACGATTTAGTCCCTAGGTTATGGTGCCCCTATCATGGTACTCGACAAATATGTGCTGGGTCCGGTCAATCCGGAGTCCAGTGCAAAATATTAAGATGGGCTCCAGTGGTCTAGTAAAATTAAACAATATTAACAAGTAAGAATAGATCATatacgatatatatatatataatattttaaGAATTATCGTACCTTTTCTTCACTTGAAGAACTTCATTATTTGGGTATTCTTTGAAATAAAGTTTATGAGTGGTCGTGGCTCATTGTCGTCTCACGACTCACGTCTGGCGACCGGTGTCGGCGAGTCGACACCATGACCGCCAAGCGTGAGTCCGCTCGCCTCCACGAGGTACGAGTGTCAGTGCTCGATAGGAGATGAAGCGGCGTTAGTCTTGGCTTCGGTCTCGGTGGTCGagtcgagcagcgccgccgcggcagccgaGCGGAAGGCCGGGCGTCGGGCGATCGACAATCGAGGAATACGATGTGACTTGACTTCTAGATGTAATTTGCACCTTATTTTGCTATGGATTATGctacaaaataataaaattagcctatcaacccgtgctacTGCACTGACTAATCAGAAATACTATAAAAATAAAGCTTATAGTTAATTATTATAATTACTATCTCACACCCTCtttcatcaattaaatattcCAACACAAACTCTAAAATACACATTTATCGTTATCTAGTTGccatagattttattttgcatgacACCTCCATATGTGTTTGGTATACATTTAATTGAACCGTTTAATTGTAAATTTCTATTgttattcttatctcttccatcaaaCATGATTacatggtgacatatatcgtgaGAAATATCTTTATATAATTAATAACATagataatatattaataatgatagaatagtaatttagaattttctattgatgcactttaatattttgttataattatataatttagattcggataatttatatacaaatttagggggttatttgtattatttttataatagcacatgtgggtaatttacacgaagattagggggttattttagattttattttataatggcgaaaatgagtaatttagatacattttTTACAGGGGTAATTTAGATATTTCATGatggcaaaggtgggtaatttattagaaaagataacagatccaatgactattatgattagagctGTCGGATTGACGACCAGATATTTCTTATTTTTaagaaaatttctaaaatttctcttattttttggagtatccacctaggatcctaggtggcttcacgtgaggcttaaaaaaaaccttcaattagtaatagtaaaatTGAAGTCTCATATATCACTATATATATACTTTATATTTTAGGAGCtagttttttaaatttaaaaactgTACAGCCCGTACGGGCCAATGACGCTCCGGACCCCACAATACAACCAGCCCCGCACTCACACCACACATGCTCACTTCGGATAGACCTAGGAGACTAAGGCCCCTTTTGGTTGCGcgttgtaaaaattttgaaaatacatctttctacatttgaagtattaaatataaactaatcacaaaaataattacagaactcgtctgtaaatcgcgagacgaatctaatgagcctaattaatctgtcattagagattgtatactgtagtattactgtagcaatttagcatctaattacagactaattaggtttattagattcgtctcgccatttacagacagcagtcgcaatgcgttttttatttcgtctagatttaagtctccatgcagatgccggaaaaaaatttggaattttggtttttgcaaccaaacacggcctacaCACAACTTGCTGGCATAAGCGTCTATTTATACTGACATCACCACCAGAACCAGACATGGATCCGATAGACGACATGCGCATCGCATTCCATTCACAGCATTCACATCGGAATACTATGGTAGGTACCATGCGTCAGAGATTTCACGAAATTAATTGGAGCTGCATGCAGCTAGTTGGCTGTAATAATAATTACAATACGAAAACATTCGCTGCCATTCACAGCATTCCAAACTCGCGTCGTTATTGGCCAATAGACCTATAGTACATCGAACCGACGGACATTCGATCACAAATCATCAATTCTTAGATTTAAAACGGCAAATACGTAAGATACCAACAATCCCATTTGATTTGACCCACTAATGACTTCATTAATTTGACGAGTACAGTACGTCGTTAGCTAGCACCGTAGGCCGTAGCCGCAAGCCGCGCGCCACGGATCACTCTTTAGCCTCAGGCCTTCCAATCTCACGCACCTCATGGAGCATCAGCTCTAGAGTTTCGAACGACGACCCGCCCGTCTCCACTGCAGCTCTAGCTGAGTCTGCGAGCTCACTCGCTCTGGCAGCTGCAcgttcccctccctctcccaggACCAACTCTCTCGCCAAAGTCTCCACGTCATCACTTGAAACAAGCTGCTCACTGTCCTCTCTTTTGGACGGCCAGATCCTGATTCCGACTTGAAGCACGTCGACAACGAACTTGGCGTTCAACTTCTGCTCCGCGGCAATCGGGTAGGTCAGGATGGGCACACCCATGCTGATGCTTTCCATCAccgagttccacccgcagtgACTGAAGAAGCCCTTGATAGCTTGATGGCTCAAAATGCCGAGCTGGTCGATGAAGCCTTGGACCACTTTGCCCCTGCCACGGAACCTGCCTTGAAACGGCTCCTCTCCATCGAACCACTTGGACCGAACTACCCAAATGAAGTCCAGATCCGACCGGTCCAAGCCGGCTGCGATCTCCTCTAGCTGTGCCCGGCTCAGCTCGGCTTGCGAGCCGAACGCCACGTACAGAACCGGTCGGTTCATGGCGAGCCTTGCATCAAGCCAGTCGGCTGTATCGGAATCCAAGGTTCGGACCGGTTCACTGGCAAGGCAGAGCGGACCGACCGGCCACATCTTGTTGAGCGGCATCTCGCGGTTCCACTTGTCGATGTAGAACGACTCGAGCTCATGGAAGGAGTTGAGGATGGTACCTCGGCTCGAGCCCATTGCCCTGCCGCTCTCGCAGATGAAGTCCCAGTGACGGCCTGCCGGCTCCGGGTCGTCGAACGGCGGGTGCAGGTCGGCCTTCGTGAGCCGGAGCCCCGGCAGGCCGTCGACCTCGAACGGCTCCGACGGCGAGCTCACTCGCGCGTGCGGCTTCTGCGCCGTGACGGCGAGTGAAACACAGTAGGGGAAGGCGCCCATGCCGAGCGAGATCAGCCGCGGCACGCCGAGGtcgtcggcggcgtcggcggcccaCGCGAGGAACCCGTCGTGGACGAGCAGGTCCGGCCGCGGGTCCAGCGCCGCCAGCGCGTCCGCGAACACCGgctcgagcgcggcggcggcggagacgacGTCGAGGAAGCTGGACCCGGAAGGGAGCTCGTCCATGCTCTGCGGGCCTGCCGTAGAGGAGGGGAACGGCAGCTCGACGACGGCCGCGccgggggcgccggcgaggacgaAGGGAGCGTCGCGCGGGGTGGCGAGGAAGGTGACGGCCGACGCGAGGccccggcggaggaggacgcgggCCAGGTGGAGGAGCGGGATGGTGTGGCCCTTGGCCATGAACGGGAGCATGGCCACGTGACGGAGCACCggggacggcgaggaggaggccatgGGCATGGAGTGAGCTGCTGGCAAAGTGGCGAGCCGCGTGTGCCACTAGTCTCTTGGCTGGTGCCTCTCGTTCCTGAAAGTTTGCTGTACTTGTGGACTGTGGTGACTGCTGGTCATCATCTATAAACTCGATCACACGCGTGACGCGTCATCATCGAAGCTGGAAGTTTCTCTCGAACCTACTTGCATTGTGGGCTTTGGCTGCCAAATATTGACTGTCTTCGTTAGCTGGTATAGaataattgttttatttttggaACCTTTCGTACACGAACTAAACAACTTCAGTAGGTTCACTTATCAACCAAAAAAAGTCTTCAGTAGGTTTGGGTAGCATCCGGAAGACGTACTGTCGGACTAGAACAAAGTTCCAACGCACACAGGTTGATTGGAGGGTCCAATTAACGTCGCCACATGGGAACGGTACCGAGGCTTTGCTGTCAAATGTCAGCTGGTCACTACTTGAAATTGTAAGGGCAACCACAATGTGATAGAAAAGTGGTTCTTATGCAATACATGCAACCTTAAGGAACACCCATATACATTGCAAATGTGGTCTTTATAGCATTTATTGCTAAAGTAGTCCATATACATATGGACCAGCCACAAGGGAATACAGTATACTACTTTTTGAGTTCACTGTTTACAAATCAATGCAAAATTGAAACGGTTGGCAACCATTGGCAGCCTAGCCGTTGGCTGAAATAACCGTTTCTCCCTGGCTTCACTTCATATGTTTGCCTACAAAAACAGAGTTGAGGTCCAGCCACTCCCACCCTGCATATTTCCATTGAGATGGATCCCTCCAGCAGAAATTTTCCAAACCAAAATGATGAACCTTCAAACCCCTCGGAACCACGTCATGACTCCCCTCCCCAACAAATTCCTAACAATTTCCTCCCATCTCAGTTTCCCCAAAGCTTCAACCCCCAATATTTCCACAATTTGTACCCATTTGGTGGCCCAGCCAACTACCCACCATATGGTCATTCTCCTCCAACATTTCAAGGACTTCAACATCAAGGAAAATGGGCACCAACCAACTTCCAAGGTTACCACTTGCAAGAAAATTTGGTGTCCTCGCCAAATCAGGTGTTTGGAGCTGCTAGCACAAGAGGAACCTTTGTGCCACAACCTATTATTTCGGTTGGACATGCTGCCCACACTTCATCCCATGGATCCGAATCATCAACCCCCTGTGCTGCAAGACACCAAGAGAAGCAGTCAGTTTCCATTGAAGAGTTAAGTGATAGTAGTGAAGAAGAAGTGGCAAGGAGAGCACAACGTATCAAGTGgtcagaagaagaaaaccaactGTTACTTTTTGCTTGGTTAAATAATTCAGTTGATTCTGTCAAATGAAATGACAAGAAGCAAGAATATTATTGGAAGGATGTACCGATGTAGCTAGTGAGTTCAACAGCAACAGGCCTAcagacactactacaaaacaggcctttgttccaggccatttgtcccggcagctgtagcaaaaatggcctctcatgccatatttcaatataatgttttggtgattgatatagacaacacaacacttggactaatatgattgttaagatgaccattctcaggcttttaggttcaagtgatgacaaagagaagataggcgtagctaggcccgaagggccgcacctacggtggttccaaaggacaagaattgaagagaccgtgaagaaatccaagtcgaaaagacCAAAACGAAGATAatttgctatcatcggttaaaccaatgatgagcaaattgcactcatcggttaaaccgatgatgagcaaattgcactcatcggtgcaatgaacacagaagctgcgagctagggtttggcactgGATTAACtggcgttgggtgttttacactcaccgatgtaatggacttggaggccgaagaagcagcaggagttttacaggcaccggttaaaccggcgatgaaggcaaagtgaacgtcggtgtaattgtccagagagtCATTTTTCAGGAATCATGAGacagttacattcaccggttaaaccgatggtacgTCGGTTAATTGCCCGTAcaactaacggctagttttttaaGTGGGCAGATTaccttcaccggttgaaccgacgatggtcATTGgaggagcatcggattaaccggcgttacgagctttttctgtcagctttcctccaatggctagtttggggggttgggctatatatatgccaccccatgcctcatttgtgtgtgctggagttgctgaagcctgctacacttgaagaacacctccaaccaccatagagcatcattgtacatcatataggcttaagcacacttgtgagagtgcttagcacttgtatagggattagttcttgcgagagctcccttgagcaaagtcttgctgcggcaagcaatcattGTATTCGTCGTGTgtccctccgacttggtgtggagaggcaacgacactttgtgcggggaaggagacccctcttggtgagaagttccaatagtgaagacggtgccattggtgacgcttcgagagagacggtggcggtggccttgtcttggtgacttggcgccacttagtctttgcttgccggaagccttggtgcgaacgcaagacggtgatcaagcgacgagacttggcatcacacttgttcgtgttggacaagtggccgtggacgtagggagggacttggtgtcctaaccgaaccatgttaaatcgtgtgtcttggtgtcttcacgggagtttgcatattctctcccttacctctttacttaccgtattatgtTTCcgtatttactctatcttgcgtgcctttactttcctagttagtttgatttggattggctataggttgcaagtcttttaggggtaagtagagagtagcatagataaaccttagtcataactagcatgtgtaggacgtgttaggtttatcttatgcaaatagattgagccctaggttagaaagcgattagcgaccctattcaccccctcctcctctagagtcggacaccccggtgatccttacagcagcctttgggcccgggacaataggtggcttttgtcccgggtccaacggctagccggaccAGCGGGGGGGacatgggccttttgtcccggttggagccaccaaccgggatagaAGGccctccttttgtcccggttggtgtctccaactgggacaaaactccttggcccccttatccccttctctctccccccgcccgagccattcagctcacttgttcttgctgttcttggctcgggagaggagagttcttgctcatttcttcaccacatttgtgaaaagatctttgattctctcgtccatccatcggcgccaaaggtttggggcttgtttttctcttcttccttggcttgtatagctcatttcatactttagaaatagagaaaatatgtagctagctcatttcttggacatttagattgcatatgtaggtctgattttcttttagatttagatgagtatgtgtatagtagaaatttttagaatgagtgtagacacttcatgagatgtacttgtatatatgaccatattgtagatagttgatttttgtattcatgaatgaattaatgaaatgagtatattagaattttttgtattatgaatggattattttgacactctagtgttgcattcgttcatgctcacactctagtgatggattatttgtatattttttatatgatttcattgttatttgcaagagttattaatctgatcattgtaattgtaatagtaaataatattcgcattgtaatggtaagaatttataattttgtggaaaataaaggtatttttcagtaaaatatggcttcagcagctggagggagtggcgccggtgggggtgatcgttgtccttctggagagaagggcacaactcgagtaggtcgtcggtccaaaaaacctagtgcttttcatagggcagcgctccgttatttggaaaaagaatatagagaatgcatggcaaggggcgaggaacctccgtttgatcttgaggattcattgaggcgttacggttcgtcaccaccaaactcggaggtttcagctccgccatcttcttctgcgctagcaagaaatccgttagagcattctgcgttccaacgcaaggatgGTTGAAAACCTAagtgttgttgtccgaatttttaagcttcatgttgagtactcttttgttaagttctgtaatggattaagtaccccttttaattaatcaagatgtatgatggatattgcagatcttttaattattcatgttatgtaacatttagtttaatttatgtttgatatattttatttattcgatacgtgtaaagaattcaaatcgatttctttaaaatgcagatggacctgcaatggatgtacaatgctgaccaacgttcgaaagaattcattgatggcctgcattattttttgtctgtggctgaggcaaacaagcagaatggttttatgtgctgcccgagtgttcattgcaacaataac
Proteins encoded:
- the LOC120671235 gene encoding UDP-glycosyltransferase 90A1-like; this encodes MPMASSSPSPVLRHVAMLPFMAKGHTIPLLHLARVLLRRGLASAVTFLATPRDAPFVLAGAPGAAVVELPFPSSTAGPQSMDELPSGSSFLDVVSAAAALEPVFADALAALDPRPDLLVHDGFLAWAADAADDLGVPRLISLGMGAFPYCVSLAVTAQKPHARVSSPSEPFEVDGLPGLRLTKADLHPPFDDPEPAGRHWDFICESGRAMGSSRGTILNSFHELESFYIDKWNREMPLNKMWPVGPLCLASEPVRTLDSDTADWLDARLAMNRPVLYVAFGSQAELSRAQLEEIAAGLDRSDLDFIWVVRSKWFDGEEPFQGRFRGRGKVVQGFIDQLGILSHQAIKGFFSHCGWNSVMESISMGVPILTYPIAAEQKLNAKFVVDVLQVGIRIWPSKREDSEQLVSSDDVETLARELVLGEGGERAAARASELADSARAAVETGGSSFETLELMLHEVREIGRPEAKE